The genomic DNA CTCCCATTTCTTTAATCGTACGTGGACGGATTGCTATAATATCTTCTGAATTGACATCGATAATAATCATATTTTGATCATCACGATATAAAATATCACCATACTGAAGATCAATGGGCTGACTTAAACGAATGCCAATTTCAGTGCCGTGATCTGAAGTTACCCTTTGAATTCGTTTCACAAGGTCTGAGTTTTCTAAATAAACCTTCTCAATATGTATATTTTTTTCATCTTGAGAAAGTTGTGCAATGTTCCCTTGAATTTCTTCTACTATCATCAATTTCATCTCCTAACATTATCTTCACATTCATTGTTTTCGTACAAAAACAAAACTTTAATTAAGAATTAATAATAAAACACTAATAATTGCGCGCAATAGCTATTAAAACTCATGATTATGCTCGCCAAAAATGAGTAAGATTGCACAAGGTGTGAGACATCCCCCACCCAGTCTCGTTGTCTTTTATTTATTCTTTTATCCGCGCTTTCATGATGTAAAATATGAAAAAAATTCACTCTCATAAGTCTACATCCCTTTTAATCATAGAAACTCTTCATTCTTCTCCCATCCTTACTTTACCATATTTCAAATGTCTGACGTTACTCATCCATCATGAAATC from Staphylococcus schleiferi includes the following:
- the ureE gene encoding urease accessory protein UreE; translated protein: MIVEEIQGNIAQLSQDEKNIHIEKVYLENSDLVKRIQRVTSDHGTEIGIRLSQPIDLQYGDILYRDDQNMIIIDVNSEDIIAIRPRTIKEMGEIAHQLGNRHLPAQFTDENEMLVQYDYLVEDLLKEQGIPYQREDRKVNQAFKHIGHSHD